Proteins from a genomic interval of Ferrovibrio terrae:
- a CDS encoding NAD(P)-dependent oxidoreductase has product MRAVFVDANPTLGDLAGRLHKSSDPAVAVNRDPDVKPADLPTVLGDAEIAWIDHTYLPTDVAKQCKGLKHVVFLGTGARSYMNVEELAALGIEVHLIKGYGDTAVAECAFALMWAAAKGFATMDRGMRGGNWLRMDGVQLTGKTVGLIGYGGIAAEMARLCLGAGMKVLAWNRTKKDAADGVTFVELDQLLNLSHVISMHLLLNDETRGFLSAERIAKLRPGAILVNTARGAVVDEAAMIAALKSKQIGAAGLDVFDVEPLPKDHPLTKIDNVTLSAHSAFRTPEASENLIEAALNHTRRIAK; this is encoded by the coding sequence GTGCGTGCCGTTTTCGTCGATGCCAACCCCACGCTTGGCGATCTCGCCGGGCGTCTGCACAAGTCTTCCGATCCCGCCGTCGCCGTCAATCGCGACCCCGATGTGAAGCCGGCCGATCTGCCGACTGTCCTGGGCGACGCTGAAATTGCCTGGATCGACCACACTTATCTGCCGACCGACGTGGCGAAGCAGTGCAAAGGGCTTAAACACGTCGTGTTCCTCGGCACCGGCGCGCGCAGCTACATGAATGTCGAAGAACTGGCCGCACTCGGCATCGAGGTGCATCTGATCAAGGGCTATGGCGATACCGCCGTGGCCGAATGTGCCTTTGCCCTGATGTGGGCCGCCGCCAAGGGCTTCGCCACGATGGATCGCGGCATGCGTGGCGGCAACTGGCTGCGCATGGATGGCGTGCAGCTGACCGGCAAGACGGTCGGCCTGATCGGCTATGGCGGCATCGCCGCTGAAATGGCGCGGCTCTGCCTCGGCGCCGGCATGAAAGTGCTGGCCTGGAACCGGACGAAGAAAGACGCCGCCGACGGCGTCACCTTCGTCGAACTCGACCAGCTGCTGAATCTGAGCCATGTCATCTCGATGCACCTGCTGCTGAACGACGAGACGCGCGGCTTCCTGTCCGCCGAGCGGATCGCGAAACTGCGTCCCGGTGCCATTCTGGTGAATACCGCGCGCGGCGCCGTGGTGGATGAAGCCGCGATGATCGCCGCGCTGAAGTCGAAGCAGATCGGCGCTGCCGGCCTCGACGTGTTCGACGTCGAGCCGTTGCCCAAGGATCACCCACTGACCAAAATCGACAACGTCACGCTCTCGGCGCATTCGGCCTTCCGTACACCGGAAGCCAGCGAGAACCTGATCGAGGCGGCGCTTAACCATACCCGTCGGATCGCGAAATGA
- a CDS encoding N-acyl-D-amino-acid deacylase family protein, with protein MTRRYDLAIRNARIFDGSGAPPVTGDVGVSGDRIVAVGDLGAQAADREIDAKGLAIAPGFIDAHTHDDNAVLHGPDCMHCKLSQGVTSVVTGNCGISLAPATMNRRPPPPLDLVGLESAWTFPTFADYAKQLRKTPPATNTYALVGHMSLRVVAMDHDVQRAATDKEAAQMQQRLEESLDAGASGLSSGLWYPPSRSAPTSEVIAVAEGLRSRGGLYVTHMRDEADGVIDSIQETLKIGRDSGSAVVISHHKCTNPENFGRSTETLALIDKAAKEQMVDFDVYPYAASSTALLPDRLRDDMAVQIASSEPYPEMRGRMLADIAKEWGTDIVTAANRLLPAAAIYFMMNEDDVQRIIAHPRSMIGSDGIPSNDMPHPRLWGTFPRVLGHYSRDLKLLSLEQAVHKMTGLTARVFGMVDRGAIRAGAFADLVLFDPETVIDTATFNNPIQPAAGIREVWVNGASSYVGGKGVTGAANGRLITRNKA; from the coding sequence ATGACCCGGCGCTACGATCTCGCCATCCGCAACGCCCGTATCTTCGACGGCAGCGGCGCGCCACCCGTCACCGGCGATGTCGGTGTCAGCGGCGACCGTATCGTGGCGGTCGGCGACCTCGGCGCGCAGGCGGCTGATCGCGAGATCGATGCCAAAGGCCTGGCCATCGCGCCGGGCTTCATCGACGCCCATACCCATGACGACAATGCCGTGCTGCACGGCCCGGACTGCATGCACTGCAAGCTCAGCCAGGGCGTCACCAGCGTGGTGACCGGCAATTGCGGTATCAGCCTGGCGCCCGCCACGATGAACCGCCGCCCGCCGCCGCCGCTTGACCTGGTCGGCCTCGAAAGCGCCTGGACCTTCCCGACGTTTGCCGACTACGCCAAACAGCTGCGCAAGACGCCGCCAGCCACCAACACCTATGCGCTGGTCGGACATATGTCGCTGCGCGTCGTTGCCATGGACCACGACGTTCAGCGTGCCGCCACCGATAAGGAAGCGGCGCAGATGCAGCAGCGGCTGGAAGAGTCGCTCGATGCCGGTGCATCCGGCCTGTCGTCCGGTCTGTGGTATCCGCCCAGCCGGTCTGCGCCCACCTCGGAAGTGATCGCCGTGGCCGAAGGCCTGCGCTCGCGCGGCGGGCTTTACGTGACGCATATGCGCGATGAAGCCGATGGCGTGATCGACAGCATCCAGGAGACGCTGAAGATCGGCCGCGACAGCGGCTCGGCCGTGGTGATCAGTCACCACAAATGCACCAATCCGGAGAATTTCGGCCGCTCGACCGAAACGCTGGCGCTGATCGACAAGGCTGCGAAAGAGCAGATGGTCGATTTCGACGTCTACCCTTACGCGGCCAGTTCCACTGCGCTGCTGCCGGATCGACTGCGCGACGACATGGCGGTGCAGATCGCGTCGTCCGAGCCGTATCCCGAAATGCGCGGCCGCATGCTGGCCGATATCGCGAAGGAATGGGGCACCGATATCGTGACGGCAGCCAATCGCCTGCTGCCGGCCGCGGCGATCTATTTCATGATGAACGAAGACGACGTGCAGCGGATCATCGCGCATCCGCGCAGCATGATCGGCTCCGACGGCATCCCGTCCAACGACATGCCGCATCCGCGCCTGTGGGGCACGTTCCCGCGCGTGCTGGGCCATTACAGCCGCGATCTGAAGCTGCTGAGCCTTGAACAGGCCGTGCACAAGATGACCGGGCTCACCGCCCGCGTCTTCGGCATGGTTGATCGCGGCGCGATCCGCGCAGGCGCCTTTGCCGATCTGGTGCTGTTCGATCCCGAAACGGTGATCGACACAGCCACGTTCAACAACCCGATCCAGCCGGCGGCCGGCATCCGGGAAGTCTGGGTGAACGGCGCGTCCAGTTATGTGGGTGGCAAAGGTGTCACGGGTGCGGCCAACGGCCGGCTGATCACCCGCAACAAGGCCTGA
- a CDS encoding glutathione S-transferase family protein → MAAIQLYSGPLSMFGAKAQIAALEKRIDAAVIMVPFEMKALYEPKHPDVLRINPKRQVPVLVHGDLEIFDSTQIFEYLEDLTPEPRLWPQVPAERARARLLELKSDEVYFPHIIRLMGLQQAPDDPAAVAARAGAAKFYDELEALLDDGRRYLAGAAFTYADIAFYMAQVFGDRMGAPIPVSHHRLIAWRGRIGERASVRQVAGAMARYLLGEKRRVPEFMQALLA, encoded by the coding sequence ATGGCAGCCATCCAGCTCTATTCCGGTCCACTCAGCATGTTCGGCGCGAAGGCGCAGATCGCCGCGCTGGAGAAGCGGATCGACGCCGCCGTGATCATGGTGCCTTTCGAGATGAAAGCGCTGTACGAACCCAAGCACCCTGACGTGCTCCGCATCAATCCGAAGCGACAGGTGCCGGTTCTGGTGCATGGTGATCTGGAGATTTTCGACTCCACGCAGATCTTCGAATATCTGGAAGACCTGACACCGGAACCACGGTTGTGGCCGCAGGTGCCGGCAGAGCGCGCACGTGCCCGCTTGCTGGAACTGAAATCCGACGAGGTCTATTTCCCGCATATCATTCGGCTGATGGGCCTGCAGCAGGCGCCTGACGATCCTGCCGCCGTTGCGGCGCGGGCGGGTGCCGCAAAATTCTACGACGAGCTGGAAGCCTTGCTTGATGACGGCCGCAGATACTTGGCCGGCGCGGCCTTCACCTATGCCGACATCGCCTTCTACATGGCGCAGGTTTTCGGTGATCGCATGGGCGCACCGATCCCGGTGTCGCACCATCGCCTGATCGCCTGGCGCGGCCGCATCGGCGAACGTGCCAGCGTGCGTCAGGTGGCCGGCGCGATGGCGCGCTATCTGCTGGGGGAAAAGCGACGGGTGCCGGAGTTCATGCAGGCGCTGCTGGCCTGA
- a CDS encoding ATP-binding protein, giving the protein MGALESGFELPRRAIRVSSVALVCVVVLLACLAPIGFVTWHAWQSRAAALERGFAEAEDLVQALSQHAARTFAEPNLILQDAIEHVQSDGTGPAAQQRLHKILVNHIKTSRVIRELGVLDERGYWRNSSLPVLPTHSNGDREYFIYHRNNPDGGLRINTPILSRLTGKWTILVTRRINDADGGFAGIALASIGTEYFQAFYDTLNVGTLGHVGLYRDDARLLVRRPFVEWHLTSDRSQAFFEATQRQPVGRFHGASVYDGITRLAAWRTLEDFPLIMTVSRAETDVLAAWRKSADVDIAVAAGASIIIMLLGSLSVILLRRRIHAESVAAEAGRQYAMLAETATDVIVRISPAGRRLYVSPASRDVLGYEPEELLKQNLTDIVHPDDVVVLEQTMTALQSGTPRSTVIYRGRHKDGHYVWLEIAFRAVLDPDTGLLREIMASTRDISARKLSELQLARAKEAAEIANRAKSSFLSGMSHELRTPLNAIIGFSDLMVNELFGPISNQKYAGYARDIKASGEHLLDLINDILDHAKIEAGQFELHETALDLAEVMEFTVHMVALHAEQAKLSLHVDVQSGIRLFADERRIRQILLNLLNNAIKYTPEGGHVRVGADFSADGGLLLIVSDTGIGMSAADQQRALQPFAQIDNERNRSQQGTGLGLTLTRRLAELHGGRLDLRSAVGEGTTVTVTFPAGRVLARPKPEAMPA; this is encoded by the coding sequence ATGGGGGCGCTGGAAAGCGGGTTTGAGCTGCCGCGGCGCGCGATACGGGTATCATCGGTCGCGCTGGTTTGCGTTGTCGTGCTGCTGGCTTGCCTGGCACCGATCGGCTTCGTCACATGGCATGCCTGGCAATCGCGTGCTGCCGCGCTGGAGCGTGGCTTCGCTGAGGCCGAAGACCTGGTCCAGGCGCTGAGCCAGCATGCCGCGCGCACTTTCGCAGAACCCAACCTGATCCTTCAGGATGCCATCGAGCATGTGCAGTCCGATGGTACCGGACCGGCAGCACAGCAGCGCCTGCATAAAATCCTTGTGAATCACATCAAGACTTCGCGGGTGATCCGCGAACTCGGCGTTCTGGATGAGCGGGGCTACTGGCGGAACTCGTCGCTGCCCGTGCTGCCGACGCACAGCAACGGCGACCGTGAATATTTCATCTACCATCGCAACAACCCCGACGGCGGGCTGCGCATCAATACGCCGATCCTCAGCCGCCTGACCGGCAAATGGACAATTCTGGTCACCCGGCGCATCAACGATGCCGACGGCGGCTTCGCAGGCATCGCGCTTGCTTCCATCGGCACCGAGTACTTCCAGGCTTTCTACGATACGCTGAATGTCGGCACCCTTGGTCATGTCGGGCTCTATCGCGACGATGCGCGGTTGCTGGTACGCCGACCATTCGTGGAATGGCACCTGACCTCGGATCGCTCCCAGGCCTTTTTCGAGGCCACGCAACGCCAGCCTGTCGGCCGTTTCCATGGCGCTTCGGTTTATGACGGCATCACGCGTCTGGCAGCCTGGCGCACACTGGAGGATTTCCCGCTGATCATGACGGTCAGTCGTGCCGAAACCGATGTACTGGCAGCCTGGCGCAAGTCGGCAGACGTAGATATTGCGGTTGCGGCCGGGGCATCCATCATCATCATGCTGCTCGGTAGCCTGTCGGTGATCCTGCTGCGTCGACGCATCCATGCCGAGAGTGTCGCCGCCGAAGCTGGCCGGCAATATGCCATGCTTGCCGAAACCGCCACTGACGTGATCGTGCGGATCAGCCCCGCCGGCAGGCGGTTATACGTCTCGCCGGCCAGTCGCGACGTGCTCGGATACGAACCTGAAGAACTGCTGAAGCAAAACCTGACGGATATCGTGCATCCCGATGATGTTGTCGTGCTGGAACAGACAATGACGGCTCTGCAAAGCGGCACGCCGCGCAGCACGGTGATCTATCGCGGTCGACACAAGGATGGCCATTATGTCTGGCTGGAAATTGCCTTCCGCGCAGTCCTCGATCCGGACACCGGTTTGCTGCGTGAGATCATGGCCAGCACGCGCGATATCAGTGCACGCAAACTGTCGGAACTGCAGCTGGCGCGCGCCAAGGAAGCGGCCGAGATCGCCAATCGCGCCAAATCGAGCTTCCTGTCCGGCATGAGCCATGAACTGCGAACACCGCTGAATGCCATTATCGGTTTTTCGGATCTGATGGTGAATGAACTGTTCGGTCCGATCAGCAATCAGAAATATGCCGGTTATGCGCGCGACATCAAGGCGAGTGGCGAGCATCTGCTCGATCTGATCAACGACATCCTCGATCATGCCAAAATCGAGGCCGGCCAGTTTGAATTGCATGAAACAGCTCTGGATCTGGCAGAGGTGATGGAATTCACGGTTCATATGGTGGCGTTGCATGCCGAGCAGGCAAAACTCTCCTTGCACGTCGACGTTCAATCCGGCATTCGCCTGTTTGCCGATGAAAGACGCATCCGCCAGATACTGCTGAACCTGCTCAACAATGCGATTAAATACACGCCCGAAGGCGGTCATGTCCGGGTCGGCGCCGATTTCAGCGCCGACGGCGGTCTTTTGCTGATCGTATCGGATACCGGTATTGGTATGTCCGCGGCTGATCAGCAGCGTGCATTGCAGCCATTTGCCCAGATCGACAATGAACGGAACCGCAGCCAGCAAGGCACCGGACTTGGCCTGACGCTGACGCGCCGGCTCGCCGAACTGCATGGCGGGCGACTTGATTTGCGCAGCGCCGTAGGCGAGGGAACGACGGTGACTGTGACATTCCCGGCAGGACGCGTTCTGGCGCGGCCGAAGCCTGAAGCGATGCCGGCTTAG
- a CDS encoding flagellin, giving the protein MTSINTHYGAMSAIAALRITDAQIDMTSKQLETGFRVADAFDDASVFAVAQGIRTNFRAHAAAHSSMQQGIGLIDVTIAALNGVLQLADNMRSTLIKASDGSLSDAQRSIYRSDGQQLAQQMLVIVNQGSFQGRNQLLASSTTATFIADFAGNSFTVPVFDMSAEHGALSSAIDAITDATTASAAYNLIEPLTSASTAAIADFAIVRRQLTLQMDFNESLVDAMRFGVGALVDSDISANDAVLASLAVQKQLSVAALSLSSSRQATLVQLYRGAAAG; this is encoded by the coding sequence ATGACGTCAATTAACACTCATTACGGCGCGATGTCGGCTATTGCCGCGTTGCGTATCACTGACGCACAGATCGACATGACGTCGAAGCAGCTGGAAACCGGCTTTCGCGTCGCTGATGCTTTTGACGATGCCTCTGTCTTTGCTGTCGCCCAGGGTATCCGCACGAATTTCCGTGCCCACGCCGCCGCGCACTCGTCCATGCAACAGGGCATCGGCCTGATCGACGTCACCATTGCCGCTCTTAACGGTGTTTTGCAGCTGGCCGACAATATGCGCTCCACCCTGATCAAGGCATCTGATGGTTCACTGTCGGATGCGCAGCGCAGCATTTATCGCAGTGACGGACAGCAGCTGGCCCAGCAGATGCTCGTTATCGTCAATCAGGGCAGCTTCCAGGGCCGCAACCAGTTACTCGCCAGTTCGACGACGGCCACTTTCATCGCCGACTTTGCCGGCAACAGCTTTACGGTGCCGGTCTTCGACATGAGCGCCGAGCATGGCGCATTGAGCAGCGCGATTGATGCCATCACTGACGCCACCACGGCCAGCGCCGCCTATAACCTGATCGAACCGCTGACCTCCGCCTCCACCGCAGCGATTGCGGATTTCGCTATCGTGCGGCGGCAGCTGACACTGCAGATGGATTTCAACGAGTCCCTGGTCGATGCGATGCGGTTCGGTGTCGGTGCGCTGGTCGACAGCGACATCTCGGCAAATGACGCCGTGCTTGCTTCGCTTGCTGTACAGAAGCAGCTCAGCGTCGCAGCCCTCAGCCTGTCGTCCAGCCGCCAGGCCACCCTGGTGCAGCTGTATCGCGGCGCCGCCGCCGGCTAA